Proteins encoded within one genomic window of Thermoleophilaceae bacterium:
- a CDS encoding adenylate/guanylate cyclase domain-containing protein, with translation MSHEGLVRDIRLRLTWMGWGAGTAGAAVVFASVAFLTPIFIDEGEQPDLVLFNALAIAIAIIVEGVALTWHSNRHFPAALGWLIEGRAPDEREHRLTLGLALYGVKLMASGWAAAGVLFALLNGVAHSWEFGAVVGATIWLGGETTCALIYLVSERILRPITALALAARPAGATVAPGVRARLVMAWALGTGVPLLGVLVVGIVGLTKPDVDAEYVAAAVVFLGGVASITGLLATLFAAKAIAHPVTAVRAGLERVEGGDLDVHVAVDDGSEVGQLQAGFNRMAEGLRERERIRDLFGRSVGEDVARAALRDGTRLGGEEREIGALFVDLVGSTSMAMAMPPTEVVRLLNRFFRVVVDVVEAEGGLVDKFEGDAALCVFGAPAPRDDPAGDALRCARVLAIRLSRDLPEIDFGIGISAGIAVAGNVGAEHRFEYTVIGDPVNEAARLSELAKERPERVLASEAALARAAEAESGAWNVTESAVLRGRAVATGMAYPRSEL, from the coding sequence GTGAGCCACGAAGGCCTCGTCCGCGACATCCGGCTCCGCCTGACATGGATGGGCTGGGGCGCCGGCACCGCCGGCGCGGCAGTTGTGTTCGCCTCGGTGGCGTTCCTCACGCCGATCTTCATCGACGAGGGCGAGCAGCCCGACCTCGTCCTGTTCAACGCGCTGGCGATTGCCATCGCGATCATCGTGGAGGGAGTCGCCCTCACGTGGCACTCCAACCGCCACTTCCCCGCGGCGCTCGGGTGGCTCATCGAGGGGCGCGCGCCGGATGAGCGCGAGCACCGCCTCACACTGGGGCTCGCGCTCTACGGCGTGAAGCTCATGGCGAGCGGCTGGGCCGCGGCGGGTGTCCTCTTCGCACTCTTGAACGGCGTCGCGCACTCGTGGGAGTTCGGCGCGGTGGTGGGCGCGACCATCTGGCTCGGCGGGGAGACCACCTGCGCCCTCATCTACCTCGTCTCCGAGCGCATCCTGCGCCCGATCACCGCTCTCGCGCTCGCGGCCCGTCCGGCCGGCGCGACCGTGGCGCCCGGGGTGCGCGCGCGGCTCGTGATGGCGTGGGCCCTGGGCACGGGCGTGCCGCTGCTGGGAGTGCTCGTCGTGGGGATCGTGGGCCTCACCAAGCCGGACGTGGATGCGGAATACGTGGCGGCCGCGGTCGTCTTCCTCGGTGGTGTGGCGTCCATCACCGGGCTGCTGGCCACCCTGTTCGCAGCCAAGGCCATCGCCCACCCGGTGACCGCCGTGCGGGCGGGGCTCGAGCGCGTCGAGGGCGGGGACCTCGACGTCCACGTGGCTGTGGACGACGGCAGCGAGGTCGGCCAGCTCCAGGCCGGCTTCAACCGCATGGCCGAGGGCCTGCGCGAGCGCGAGCGGATCCGCGACCTCTTCGGGCGCTCGGTGGGCGAGGACGTGGCGCGGGCGGCGCTGCGCGACGGCACGCGGCTCGGCGGCGAGGAGCGCGAGATCGGGGCTCTGTTCGTGGACCTCGTGGGCTCGACGTCGATGGCCATGGCAATGCCGCCCACCGAGGTGGTGCGGCTGCTCAACCGCTTCTTCCGCGTGGTGGTGGACGTGGTGGAGGCCGAGGGCGGGCTCGTCGACAAGTTCGAGGGGGACGCCGCGCTCTGCGTCTTCGGGGCGCCGGCGCCGCGTGACGACCCTGCGGGTGACGCCCTGCGCTGCGCGCGTGTGCTGGCCATTCGCCTCTCGCGCGACCTGCCGGAGATCGACTTCGGCATCGGCATCTCCGCGGGGATCGCCGTGGCCGGCAACGTGGGTGCCGAGCACCGCTTCGAATACACCGTCATCGGCGACCCCGTGAACGAGGCGGCCCGGCTGTCGGAGCTCGCCAAGGAGCGGCCGGAGCGCGTGCTGGCGTCGGAGGCGGCGCTGGCCAGGGCGGCCGAGGCCGAGAGCGGGGCGTGGAACGTCACCGAGTCCGCGGTGCTGCGCGGACGCGCGGTGGCCACCGGCATGGCCTACCCGCGCAGCGAGCTCTAG
- a CDS encoding cytochrome P450, whose translation MRAGIPPGPPYPSAVQGMAFWTRPLAYLERCRARYGRRFTIRLPLAPPFVMLADPAEVKEVFTAPADVLRPGEGARVLEPVVGGNSVILLDGGAHMEQRKLMLPAFHGEKMARLTGLMEEVAEREVAAWPRGAPIELHPRTQALTLEIILRAVFGLDPGPRLDALRDRLQATLAFGDKPISLMPPPPESLAAKVGQRIGPFAKFLRLQEQADRLIFELIEERRREAGGERDDILAMLLEARHEDGSPMSEQELRDELMTLLVAGHETTASTLAWAFSRLPHHPDVMHRLGAEIGDGDGDDYLTATIHETLRRRPVLPNNAPRMVAKPIEVGGWQYPEGVCLVPNAYLIHHDPAIYPDPYAFRPERFLDGSPGTYTWIPFGGGRRRCLGASFAMLEMKVVLRAVLSECDLRPAGGDVELARRRNITIRPAAGARVVLGEREAVAA comes from the coding sequence TTGCGCGCTGGCATTCCGCCGGGACCGCCGTACCCGTCCGCCGTCCAGGGCATGGCCTTCTGGACCCGGCCGCTCGCCTACCTGGAGCGCTGCCGCGCCCGCTACGGCAGGCGCTTCACGATCCGCCTGCCGCTGGCTCCGCCGTTCGTGATGCTCGCCGACCCGGCGGAGGTGAAGGAGGTCTTCACGGCGCCGGCCGACGTGCTGCGCCCCGGCGAGGGGGCACGGGTGCTCGAGCCGGTGGTGGGCGGCAACTCGGTGATCCTGCTCGACGGCGGCGCGCACATGGAGCAGCGCAAGCTCATGCTCCCCGCCTTCCACGGCGAGAAGATGGCGCGGCTCACCGGGCTGATGGAGGAGGTGGCCGAGCGCGAGGTGGCGGCTTGGCCGCGCGGCGCGCCGATCGAGCTGCATCCGCGCACGCAGGCGCTCACGCTGGAGATCATCCTGCGGGCCGTCTTCGGACTCGATCCGGGCCCGCGGCTCGATGCGCTGCGCGACCGGCTTCAGGCCACCCTCGCGTTCGGCGACAAGCCGATCAGCCTCATGCCGCCGCCCCCGGAGAGCCTGGCGGCCAAGGTGGGGCAGCGGATCGGCCCGTTCGCCAAGTTCCTGCGCCTTCAGGAGCAGGCGGACAGGCTCATCTTCGAGCTGATCGAGGAGCGCCGGCGCGAGGCCGGCGGCGAGCGTGACGACATCCTGGCGATGTTGCTCGAGGCGCGCCACGAGGACGGTTCGCCGATGTCCGAGCAGGAGCTGCGAGACGAGCTGATGACCCTGCTGGTGGCCGGCCACGAGACCACGGCGTCCACACTCGCCTGGGCCTTCTCCCGCCTTCCCCATCATCCCGACGTGATGCACAGGCTGGGCGCCGAGATCGGCGACGGCGACGGCGACGACTACCTCACGGCCACCATCCACGAGACGCTGCGCCGCCGCCCCGTGCTGCCCAACAACGCCCCGCGGATGGTGGCGAAGCCGATCGAGGTGGGAGGCTGGCAATACCCGGAGGGCGTGTGCCTGGTGCCCAACGCCTACCTCATCCACCACGACCCGGCCATCTACCCGGACCCCTACGCGTTCCGCCCCGAGCGCTTCCTCGACGGGTCGCCGGGCACCTACACGTGGATCCCCTTCGGCGGCGGCCGGCGCCGCTGCCTGGGGGCGAGCTTCGCGATGCTGGAGATGAAGGTCGTGCTCCGCGCCGTGCTCTCGGAGTGCGACCTGCGCCCCGCCGGTGGCGACGTCGAGCTGGCCCGGCGGCGCAACATCACCATCCGCCCGGCGGCGGGCGCCCGGGTGGTGCTGGGCGAGCGGGAGGCGGTTGCAGCGTGA
- a CDS encoding patatin-like phospholipase family protein gives MDPKQLPPCDLVMKGGITSGVVYPGAVAALAERYRFRRVGGSSAGAIAAAVCAAAEYGRQTGRGPGMRVLTEIAQRLGEPGFLLGLFQPAPGARPLWEVAMALAERRAAEPGAHTRRLALRAARMALTRRRKPLRPAGLALIALAVALAGFGAAGALNPLATVLLVLLGLVVVAALAAVAAVRALLELGREALAALPDSDYGLCPGSRQPGGSGQALVEWLHERIQEAAGRTTDDPPLTFADLEDEGIGLAMTTTDLSYAAPVSVPLPARTYMFHPDEMRERFPGSVVEQMMGSQEGPYPWMPDRDLPVVVGVRLSLSFPLLLSAMPLHAPRHEPAGVTRNLFSDGGICSNFPIHFFDAWFPRHPTFGIDLVGDAGARPHLGDPERAEPPRWREVAGLGAFARQVKDAMQNWRDAAQSQLPGFRDRVCRVPLAAGEGGLNLRMSPEQISTLIARGAEAGRLLRDDFDSDRHRFVRYLTLMQLLQRNIGALGDPAAFADFADELAAGVPGVDVFRAGGLHDADWCRRAAAATTDLTGWRPEVDLDGEGKPQPVPDLRVVPPA, from the coding sequence GTGGATCCGAAGCAGCTCCCGCCGTGCGACCTCGTCATGAAGGGCGGGATCACCAGCGGGGTGGTTTACCCGGGCGCGGTAGCGGCGCTCGCGGAGCGCTACCGGTTCCGCAGGGTCGGCGGCTCGTCCGCCGGAGCCATCGCGGCGGCCGTGTGCGCGGCGGCCGAGTACGGCCGCCAGACCGGGCGCGGCCCCGGGATGCGCGTGCTCACCGAGATCGCACAGCGCCTCGGCGAGCCGGGCTTCCTGCTCGGCCTGTTCCAGCCTGCCCCGGGCGCCCGGCCGCTGTGGGAGGTGGCCATGGCGCTCGCCGAGCGGCGGGCGGCGGAGCCGGGCGCCCACACGCGCCGGCTCGCCCTGCGGGCCGCGCGGATGGCGCTCACCCGCCGCCGCAAGCCGCTGCGGCCGGCGGGACTCGCTCTGATCGCGCTCGCGGTGGCCCTGGCCGGCTTCGGCGCGGCGGGCGCCCTCAACCCGCTGGCCACGGTCCTGCTCGTGCTGCTCGGCCTGGTGGTCGTCGCGGCGCTCGCGGCCGTGGCCGCGGTGCGGGCGCTGCTCGAGCTCGGCCGCGAAGCGCTCGCCGCACTGCCGGACTCCGACTACGGCCTGTGCCCCGGCTCGCGGCAGCCCGGCGGCAGCGGCCAGGCGCTGGTGGAGTGGCTCCACGAGCGCATCCAGGAGGCGGCCGGGCGCACCACGGACGACCCGCCGCTGACCTTCGCCGACCTCGAGGACGAGGGCATCGGCCTGGCGATGACCACCACCGACCTCTCGTACGCCGCCCCGGTGTCGGTGCCGCTGCCGGCCCGCACCTACATGTTCCACCCCGACGAGATGCGCGAGCGCTTCCCCGGATCGGTGGTGGAGCAGATGATGGGCTCGCAGGAGGGGCCCTACCCGTGGATGCCCGACCGCGACCTCCCGGTGGTCGTGGGCGTGCGCCTCAGCCTGAGCTTCCCGCTGCTGCTCTCGGCCATGCCGCTGCACGCACCCCGGCACGAGCCCGCGGGCGTCACGCGCAACCTCTTCTCGGACGGCGGCATCTGCTCGAACTTCCCGATCCACTTCTTCGACGCCTGGTTCCCGCGGCATCCCACCTTCGGCATCGACCTCGTGGGCGATGCCGGAGCGCGGCCTCACCTCGGCGACCCGGAGCGGGCCGAGCCGCCGCGCTGGCGCGAGGTGGCCGGCCTCGGGGCGTTCGCCCGCCAGGTCAAGGACGCCATGCAGAACTGGCGCGACGCCGCGCAGAGCCAGCTCCCCGGGTTCCGCGACCGCGTCTGCCGGGTGCCGCTCGCAGCGGGCGAGGGCGGGCTGAACCTGCGCATGAGCCCCGAGCAGATCAGCACGCTCATCGCGCGCGGTGCCGAGGCGGGCCGGCTCCTGCGGGACGACTTCGACTCCGACCGCCACCGCTTCGTCCGCTACCTCACGCTGATGCAGCTCCTGCAGCGCAACATCGGCGCGCTCGGGGACCCCGCCGCCTTCGCCGACTTCGCGGACGAGCTCGCGGCGGGCGTGCCCGGCGTGGACGTGTTCCGCGCCGGCGGCCTCCACGACGCCGATTGGTGCCGGCGGGCGGCGGCGGCCACCACGGACCTCACGGGCTGGCGGCCCGAGGTGGACCTGGACGGCGAGGGCAAGCCGCAGCCGGTGCCGGACCTGCGCGTGGTCCCGCCCGCGTGA
- a CDS encoding alpha-hydroxy acid oxidase — MPEPLCVGDYERLAADCLEPGALGYFAGGAGDERTLAENVDAFARLKLRPRMLVDVSETTTATTVLGTPVSMPLLVAPTAIQRMCHADGEQGTARAAAAAGTLMCVSSIATATPAEVAAAAPGAPRWFQLYVYRDRGVSRALVDQAVEAGYEALVLTVDTPRPGRRERDLRTGFQIPANVGVPSFTAALGEAAPASIFDVFNMLDQTLSWRDVEELASSSGLPLLVKGILTEEDARLACEHGAEGIVVSNHGGRQLDSVAATIEALPEVVEAVDGRCEVFVDGGIRRGTDVVKALALGARAALAGRAVLWGLAAGGEPGVRRVLELLRDEIELALALCGCPSPEHVTRAHVQRVAA; from the coding sequence ATGCCCGAGCCCCTCTGCGTCGGCGACTACGAGCGCCTGGCGGCCGACTGCCTCGAGCCGGGCGCCCTGGGCTACTTCGCCGGCGGCGCGGGCGACGAGCGCACGCTGGCCGAGAACGTGGACGCCTTCGCGCGCCTGAAGCTCCGCCCTCGCATGCTCGTGGACGTGAGCGAGACCACCACGGCGACCACCGTGCTGGGCACGCCGGTCTCGATGCCGCTGCTGGTGGCGCCCACCGCCATCCAGCGCATGTGCCACGCCGACGGCGAGCAGGGAACGGCGCGGGCCGCGGCGGCGGCGGGCACGCTCATGTGCGTCTCCTCCATCGCCACGGCCACTCCGGCCGAGGTGGCCGCGGCCGCGCCCGGCGCGCCGCGCTGGTTCCAGCTCTACGTCTACAGGGACCGCGGCGTCAGCCGGGCGCTGGTGGATCAGGCCGTCGAGGCCGGCTACGAGGCGCTCGTTCTCACGGTGGACACCCCGCGCCCGGGCCGTCGCGAGCGCGACCTGCGCACCGGCTTCCAGATCCCCGCCAACGTCGGCGTGCCGAGCTTCACAGCGGCGCTGGGGGAGGCCGCGCCCGCCTCGATCTTCGACGTCTTCAACATGCTCGACCAGACGCTCTCCTGGCGCGACGTGGAGGAGCTGGCCTCGTCCTCGGGGCTGCCGCTGCTGGTGAAGGGCATCCTGACGGAGGAGGACGCGCGGCTGGCCTGCGAGCACGGTGCGGAAGGCATCGTGGTGTCCAACCACGGCGGCCGGCAGCTCGACTCGGTGGCGGCCACGATCGAGGCCCTGCCCGAGGTGGTGGAGGCCGTGGACGGGCGCTGCGAGGTGTTCGTGGACGGTGGCATCCGCCGCGGCACCGACGTCGTGAAGGCACTGGCGCTGGGTGCCCGCGCGGCGCTGGCCGGCCGGGCGGTGCTGTGGGGCCTGGCCGCCGGCGGCGAGCCGGGGGTACGGAGGGTGCTCGAGCTCTTGCGGGACGAGATCGAGCTCGCTCTGGCGCTCTGCGGCTGCCCGTCGCCCGAGCACGTCACGCGCGCGCACGTGCAGCGCGTCGCGGCGTGA
- a CDS encoding NAD(P)H-binding protein — translation MTPRARDMTELVTGATGYVGGRLVERLLGEGRRVRGLARDPSRLAARDGLEPARGDLLSGEGLAEALEGCATAYYLVHSMQAGLNGDFAGRDRAAARNFGEAARAAGVERIVYLGGLLPAGGPHSVHLASRLEVEEILLDAVPGSTALRASIVIGAGSSSFRVLVRLVERLRFLPFPAWHENRTQPIDERDAIEYLARTARVPEAAGESLDIAGPDVVSYGAMIERIADSLGVARTPVRLRARQTPAASAVVAAVTGQPLELVRPLMESLEHDLLPRDERARDLYGMRPRPFDRAVERALREWEQVEELAAR, via the coding sequence GTGACGCCCCGGGCCCGCGACATGACCGAGCTCGTGACCGGCGCCACCGGCTACGTCGGTGGGCGCCTGGTGGAGCGCCTGCTGGGCGAGGGACGTCGCGTGCGTGGGCTCGCACGCGATCCCTCGCGCCTCGCGGCCCGCGACGGGCTGGAGCCCGCGCGCGGAGACCTGCTGAGCGGCGAGGGGCTGGCCGAGGCCCTCGAGGGCTGTGCCACCGCCTACTACCTCGTGCACTCGATGCAGGCCGGGCTCAACGGCGACTTCGCGGGCCGCGACCGCGCCGCCGCGCGCAACTTCGGTGAAGCCGCGCGCGCCGCCGGCGTGGAGCGGATCGTGTATCTCGGCGGGCTCCTGCCGGCGGGCGGCCCGCACTCGGTGCACCTGGCCTCGCGGCTGGAGGTCGAGGAGATCCTGCTCGACGCCGTGCCCGGCTCCACCGCGCTGCGCGCCTCGATCGTGATCGGCGCGGGGTCGTCTTCGTTCCGCGTGCTCGTCCGGCTGGTGGAGCGCCTGCGCTTCCTTCCGTTCCCCGCCTGGCACGAGAACCGCACCCAGCCGATCGACGAGCGCGACGCCATCGAGTACCTAGCGCGCACAGCGCGGGTGCCGGAGGCGGCCGGCGAGTCCCTGGACATCGCGGGCCCCGACGTGGTCTCCTACGGCGCCATGATCGAGCGGATCGCCGACAGCCTGGGCGTGGCGCGCACCCCGGTGCGCCTGCGGGCGCGCCAGACCCCGGCCGCCAGCGCCGTCGTGGCCGCCGTCACGGGACAGCCGCTCGAGCTCGTGCGCCCGCTGATGGAGAGCCTGGAGCACGACCTGCTCCCGCGCGACGAGCGCGCCCGCGACCTGTACGGCATGCGGCCGCGGCCATTCGACCGCGCAGTCGAGCGCGCCCTGCGCGAATGGGAACAGGTCGAGGAGCTCGCCGCCCGATGA
- a CDS encoding SRPBCC family protein, translating to MKVERDIEIDAAPERVYEVLMDPRRLEDWVTIHAELKAAPPGELSQGSELSQCLKLAGRKFTVHWEVVEDDCPRRVVWEGRGPVGSKARVVYELEPGGNGKTRFTYANEFSLPGGALGKLGGRAVAPTSRRESERSLAKLKKLLEL from the coding sequence ATGAAGGTGGAGCGCGACATCGAGATCGACGCCGCGCCCGAGCGGGTGTACGAGGTGCTGATGGACCCGCGGCGCCTGGAGGATTGGGTGACCATCCACGCGGAGCTGAAGGCCGCGCCCCCGGGCGAGCTGTCGCAGGGCTCGGAGCTCAGCCAGTGCCTCAAGCTCGCCGGTCGCAAGTTCACCGTCCACTGGGAGGTGGTGGAGGACGACTGCCCCCGCCGCGTGGTCTGGGAGGGCCGCGGGCCGGTGGGCTCGAAGGCGCGCGTGGTGTACGAGCTCGAGCCCGGCGGCAACGGCAAGACGCGCTTCACCTACGCCAACGAGTTCTCACTCCCCGGGGGCGCTCTGGGCAAGCTCGGGGGGCGCGCGGTGGCGCCCACCTCGCGGCGCGAGAGCGAGCGCTCGCTCGCGAAGCTCAAGAAGCTGCTGGAGCTCTAG
- a CDS encoding helix-turn-helix domain-containing protein, translating to MANFLAEKRAEIDSRLKELRPLYEEYLMLERAKEALAGVDGAPRARRGGGGKGGGRRRRGRRGGTQDAVLAHLRQHPGASVREIADALGMKHPNYLYRVLPSLQEQGAVKKQGKGWAAA from the coding sequence ATGGCGAACTTCCTCGCCGAGAAGCGCGCGGAGATCGACAGCCGGCTGAAGGAGCTTCGGCCACTGTATGAGGAGTATCTGATGTTGGAGCGCGCAAAGGAAGCGCTTGCCGGCGTGGACGGCGCCCCGCGCGCCCGCCGCGGAGGCGGCGGAAAAGGTGGCGGCCGGCGCCGGCGCGGTCGCCGGGGCGGCACCCAGGACGCGGTTCTCGCCCATCTGCGCCAGCACCCCGGCGCCTCGGTGCGCGAGATCGCCGACGCCCTCGGCATGAAGCACCCCAACTACCTCTACCGGGTGCTGCCGAGCCTGCAGGAGCAGGGCGCGGTCAAGAAGCAGGGCAAGGGCTGGGCCGCCGCCTGA
- a CDS encoding malate dehydrogenase produces the protein MNASKPVRVAVTGAAGQIGYALLFRIASGQMLGPDTPVHLSLLEIPQAVQAAEGTAMELDDCAFPLLAGIDISDDPNKAFDGVSVALLVGARPRGPGMERSDLLEANGGIFKPQGQAIAAGAADDLRVLVVGNPANTNALIAMSNAGGVPRERFTAMMRLDHNRAKAQLAKKAGAAVGDVTNMTIWGNHSATQYPDIFHAKVGGQDAASHGEDRDWLENDFIPTVQKRGAAIIDARGASSAASAANAAIDHVHDWVLGTPDGDWVSMGIPSQGAYGIEEGIISSFPVTCSGGEYTVVEGLDVSDFSRAKIDATVDELKSERDAVRELGLI, from the coding sequence GTGAACGCATCCAAGCCCGTACGGGTAGCCGTCACCGGCGCCGCCGGCCAGATCGGCTACGCCCTGCTGTTCCGCATCGCGTCCGGCCAGATGCTGGGCCCCGACACGCCGGTGCACCTCAGCCTGCTGGAGATCCCCCAGGCCGTGCAGGCGGCCGAGGGCACGGCCATGGAGCTCGACGACTGCGCCTTCCCGCTGCTCGCCGGCATCGACATCAGCGACGACCCGAACAAGGCGTTCGACGGAGTGTCCGTGGCGCTGCTCGTGGGCGCGCGCCCGCGCGGGCCGGGCATGGAGCGCAGCGACCTGCTGGAGGCCAACGGCGGCATCTTCAAGCCCCAGGGCCAGGCCATCGCCGCGGGCGCCGCCGACGACCTGCGCGTGCTGGTGGTGGGCAACCCCGCCAACACCAACGCCCTGATCGCGATGTCAAACGCCGGCGGCGTCCCGCGCGAGCGCTTCACGGCCATGATGCGGCTCGACCACAACCGCGCCAAGGCGCAGCTCGCGAAGAAGGCGGGCGCGGCCGTGGGCGACGTCACCAACATGACCATCTGGGGCAACCACTCGGCCACCCAGTACCCCGACATCTTCCACGCGAAGGTGGGCGGTCAGGATGCCGCGAGCCACGGCGAGGACCGCGACTGGCTCGAGAACGACTTCATCCCCACCGTGCAGAAGCGCGGCGCGGCGATCATCGACGCCCGCGGCGCCTCCTCGGCCGCGTCGGCCGCCAACGCCGCCATCGACCACGTGCACGACTGGGTGCTGGGCACGCCGGACGGCGACTGGGTCTCGATGGGCATCCCGTCACAGGGCGCCTACGGGATTGAGGAGGGGATCATCTCCTCGTTCCCGGTCACCTGCTCGGGCGGGGAGTACACCGTGGTGGAGGGGCTCGACGTCAGCGACTTCTCGCGCGCGAAGATCGACGCGACGGTTGACGAGCTGAAGTCCGAGCGCGACGCCGTGCGGGAGCTCGGCCTGATCTAG
- a CDS encoding isocitrate/isopropylmalate dehydrogenase family protein, whose product MAHRVTFIPGDGTGPELAEATRRVLEATGVGFEWDEQPAGEDVYNDEGTPFPDRTLASIKENKVGIKGPTTTPVGSGFRSVNVLLRKELDLYSCIRPCKAYEGVRTRFPETDIVIVRENTEDLYAGIEFEQGSDDNAKLREALAGLGAEVRDDAGISVKPISIFGSERIVRSAFDYARANGRRKVTAAHKANIMKFSDGLFLEVARKVAEDYSDIEFEDRIIDNLCNQLVSRPEEYDVIVLPNLYGDIVSDLGAGMIGGLGLAPGGNIGTEAAMFEATHGSAPKYKGQNKVNPTALMLSGMLMLRHLGETEAADRMEGAIAEVIRKGEKVTYDLKPTRDDPTAVGTSQFADAVIEEMNS is encoded by the coding sequence ATGGCGCACCGAGTGACCTTCATCCCCGGCGACGGGACCGGGCCGGAGCTGGCGGAGGCCACCCGCAGGGTCCTCGAGGCCACGGGCGTCGGGTTCGAGTGGGACGAGCAGCCCGCCGGCGAGGACGTCTACAACGACGAGGGCACCCCCTTCCCGGACCGCACCCTCGCGTCCATCAAGGAGAACAAGGTTGGCATCAAGGGCCCGACCACCACGCCCGTGGGCTCCGGCTTCCGCTCCGTCAACGTGCTGCTGCGCAAGGAGCTCGACCTCTACTCCTGCATCCGCCCCTGCAAGGCGTACGAGGGCGTGCGGACCCGTTTCCCCGAGACCGACATCGTCATCGTCCGCGAGAACACCGAGGACCTCTACGCGGGCATCGAGTTCGAGCAGGGCTCAGACGACAACGCGAAGCTGCGCGAGGCGCTCGCGGGCCTCGGCGCGGAGGTCCGCGACGACGCCGGCATCTCCGTCAAGCCGATCTCGATCTTCGGCTCCGAGCGGATCGTGCGCTCGGCCTTCGACTACGCCCGCGCCAACGGCCGCAGGAAGGTCACCGCGGCGCACAAGGCCAACATCATGAAGTTCTCCGACGGCCTGTTCCTCGAGGTGGCCCGCAAGGTGGCGGAGGACTACTCCGACATCGAGTTCGAGGACCGCATCATCGACAACCTCTGCAACCAGCTCGTGTCGCGGCCGGAGGAGTACGACGTGATCGTGCTCCCCAACCTCTACGGCGACATCGTGTCCGACCTCGGCGCCGGCATGATCGGCGGCCTGGGCCTGGCCCCGGGCGGCAACATCGGCACCGAGGCCGCGATGTTCGAGGCGACGCACGGCTCCGCACCCAAGTACAAGGGCCAGAACAAGGTCAATCCGACGGCGCTCATGCTGTCCGGCATGCTCATGCTCCGCCACCTCGGCGAGACCGAGGCGGCCGACCGGATGGAGGGGGCCATCGCCGAGGTGATCCGCAAGGGCGAGAAGGTCACCTACGACCTCAAGCCCACCCGTGACGACCCGACGGCCGTCGGCACCTCCCAGTTCGCCGACGCCGTCATCGAGGAGATGAACTCGTGA
- a CDS encoding site-2 protease family protein, with protein sequence MLGGGSIQLARVFGIRIGVDPSWFIVLFLIIWSLSGSYEDVLPGEGNSAFMLAVVSALLFFLSIVLHELGHAVVAMRNDIGIVGIDLWLFGGIAKMRRDADSAGVEFRIAAAGPAVTLLIVLVCFGLGVLVSGLDGFIDAVGLDPDNGFQAVLGFVAYINAALLVFNLIPGFPLDGGRIARAIVWWRTGDRVKATRFAARLGRGFAYLMMGVGVFWLLQGVLIAGVWMIFIGLFINQAARSAEVQTRITSRIEGLRVGDVMDAEPVALPLETKLDRALDEYFLRYGWPWFPVTDLDGRFVGYVTRDALERVPEDMRPGSMVDEVMSRDGGSVNVEDPLEALLGSETLQRLGAIMAVDREGILRGVVTLEQVRRALRPASSV encoded by the coding sequence ATGCTCGGCGGCGGGTCCATCCAGCTGGCGCGTGTCTTCGGGATCCGCATCGGGGTGGACCCGAGCTGGTTCATCGTCCTCTTCCTCATCATCTGGTCCCTGTCGGGCAGCTATGAGGACGTGCTGCCCGGCGAGGGCAACTCCGCGTTCATGCTCGCCGTGGTCAGCGCGCTCCTGTTCTTCCTGTCGATCGTGCTGCACGAGCTGGGCCACGCGGTGGTGGCCATGCGCAACGACATCGGCATCGTGGGCATCGACCTGTGGCTGTTCGGCGGCATCGCGAAGATGCGCCGCGACGCCGACTCTGCCGGCGTGGAGTTCCGCATCGCCGCGGCGGGACCCGCGGTGACACTCTTGATCGTGCTCGTCTGCTTCGGGCTCGGCGTGCTCGTGAGCGGTCTCGACGGATTCATCGATGCGGTTGGCCTCGATCCCGACAACGGCTTCCAGGCCGTGCTCGGCTTCGTGGCCTACATCAACGCGGCTCTGCTCGTGTTCAACCTCATCCCGGGCTTCCCGCTGGACGGCGGCCGCATCGCCCGCGCGATCGTGTGGTGGCGGACGGGCGACCGCGTCAAGGCCACCCGCTTCGCCGCGCGGCTCGGGCGCGGCTTCGCCTACCTGATGATGGGCGTGGGAGTCTTCTGGCTGCTGCAGGGCGTGCTCATAGCGGGAGTGTGGATGATCTTCATCGGTCTGTTCATCAACCAGGCCGCCCGCTCGGCGGAGGTGCAGACGCGTATCACGAGCCGCATCGAGGGGCTGCGCGTGGGCGACGTGATGGACGCCGAGCCGGTGGCGCTCCCGCTGGAGACCAAGCTCGACCGCGCCCTGGACGAGTACTTCCTGCGCTACGGCTGGCCGTGGTTCCCCGTCACCGACCTCGACGGGCGCTTCGTGGGCTACGTCACCCGCGACGCGCTGGAGCGGGTGCCGGAGGACATGCGGCCCGGCTCGATGGTGGACGAGGTGATGAGCCGGGACGGCGGCAGCGTGAACGTGGAGGACCCGCTCGAGGCCCTGCTGGGCTCGGAGACGCTCCAGCGGCTCGGGGCGATCATGGCGGTGGACCGCGAGGGGATCCTGCGCGGGGTCGTGACGCTCGAGCAGGTACGCCGGGCACTGCGGCCCGCGAGCTCCGTATAG